One Osmerus eperlanus chromosome 13, fOsmEpe2.1, whole genome shotgun sequence genomic region harbors:
- the rap2c gene encoding ras-related protein Rap-2c encodes MKEYKVVVLGSGGVGKSALTVQFVTGTFIEKYDPTIEDFYRKEIEVDSSPSVLEILDTAGTEQFASMRDLYIKNGQGFILVYSLVNQQSFQDIRPMRDQIVRVKRFEKVPLILVGNKVDLESEREVAGSDGRALAQEWGCPFIETSAKSKTMVDELFAEIVRQMNYATLPEKQEQCCTACVVQ; translated from the exons ATGAAGGAGTACAAAGTGGTTGTGTTAGGAAGCGGCGGTGTCGGCAAGTCCGCGCTGACCGTCCAGTTTGTCACGGGCACATTCATTGAAAAATATGATCCAACAATTGAAGACTTCTATCGGAAAGAGATCGAAGTGGACTCGTCGCCATCCGTGCTTGAGATCCTTGACACGGCAGGGACAGAACAGTTTGCCTCCATGAGAGATCTCTACATCAAGAATGGCCAGGGATTCATCCTTGTCTACAGTCTCGTGAATCAACAGTCTTTTCAG GACATCAGACCAATGAGAGACCAGATAGTGCGTGTGAAGCGCTTTGAAAAGGTGCCTCTGATCCTGGTTGGGAACAAAGTGGACCTGGAGTCAGAACGGGAGGTGGCTGGGTCAGACGGCCGGGCCCTGGCCCAAGAATGGGGCTGCCCCTTCATCGAGACTTCTGCCAAGAGCAAGACCATGGTGGATGAGCTGTTCGCTGAGATTGTCCGGCAGATGAACTATGCCACCCTGCCAGAGAAGCAGGAGCagtgctgcactgcctgtgtggTGCAGTGA
- the zgc:92907 gene encoding UDP-N-acetylglucosamine transferase subunit ALG13 homolog — translation MVSRQLNFEIMKIVFVTVGTTSFDNLIESVTSPEAVQALKARGYQHLILQVGRGSVLPSPEACTGLTLETFRFKDSIAEDITQADLVISHAGAGSCLETLGFGKPLLVVVNDKLMDNHQLELARRLHQDLHLLYCTCNNLTETLRTMDLSHLSPFLPGQSENFANFLDKALGVQ, via the exons ATGGTCTCTAGACAGTTAAACTTTGAAATAATGAAGATAGTATTTGTAACTGTAGGAACAACGAGCTTTGATAACCTTATTGAAAGTGTGACATCTCCCGAAGCTGTTCAA GCTTTGAAAGCTCGTGGGTACCAGCACTTGATTCTTCAGGTTGGACGAGGCTCCGTCCTTCCAAGTCCAGAAGCTTGTACAGGCCTGACGTTAGAAACCTTTCGATTTAAGGATTCAATTGCTGAAGACATCACACAAGCCGATCTGGTTATCAGTCATGCTG GGGCAGGAAGCTGTCTTGAGACCCTTGGCTTTGGCAAGCCTCTGCTGGTAGTTGTCAATGACAAGCTGATGGATAACCATCAGCTAGAGCTGGCCAGACGGCTACACCAGGACTTACACCTCctctactgtacatgcaa CAACCTTACAGAGACCCTGAGGACCATGGAtttgtctcatctctctcccttcttgccTGGACAGTCTGAGAACTTTGCCAATTTTCTGGACAAGGCTCTTGGTGTACAATGA
- the c13hxorf65 gene encoding uncharacterized protein CXorf65 homolog isoform X2, which yields MFLYIKHGDNETFLASTNCRVVVLLQYMRSKLGLPESELVDLCDDKGSLKLMFQSHLSQEYCSQLLASRCTFTVCVINKTLQTQTESLERARLRHLRSQEDRRSTEMPTQAQPTQPAKGRGRAVHVEAPDEEPQRRPAGKRGRN from the exons ATGTTCCTCTATATTAAACATGGGG ACAATGAGACATTTCTTGCGAGCACCAACTGCCGTGTGGTTGTCCTTCTCCAGTACATGAGATCCAAGCTTGGCCTTCCAGAGTCAG AGCTAGTGGATCTGTGTGATGACAAAGGCTCTCTGAAGCTGATGTTTCAGTCCCACCTGTCACAAGAGTATTGCAGTCAACTACTTGCCTCCAGATGCACCTTTACTGTCTGCGTTATCAACA agaCACTGCAGACTCAGACTGAAAGTCTGGAGAGGGCTCGTCTTCGACACCTCCGTTCTCAAGAGGACCGCAGATCAACAGAGATGCCTACTCAGGCCCAGCCCACACAGCCA GCTAAAGGTCGAGGCCGAGCAGTACATGTAGAAGCCCCTGATGAGGAACCCCAACGCCGTCCCGCagggaagaggggcaggaacTGA
- the c13hxorf65 gene encoding uncharacterized protein CXorf65 homolog isoform X1, with protein MFLYIKHGDNETFLASTNCRVVVLLQYMRSKLGLPESELVDLCDDKGSLKLMFQSHLSQEYCSQLLASRCTFTVCVINRNPTDGAYVSITPSVTNPDPALLETLQTQTESLERARLRHLRSQEDRRSTEMPTQAQPTQPAKGRGRAVHVEAPDEEPQRRPAGKRGRN; from the exons ATGTTCCTCTATATTAAACATGGGG ACAATGAGACATTTCTTGCGAGCACCAACTGCCGTGTGGTTGTCCTTCTCCAGTACATGAGATCCAAGCTTGGCCTTCCAGAGTCAG AGCTAGTGGATCTGTGTGATGACAAAGGCTCTCTGAAGCTGATGTTTCAGTCCCACCTGTCACAAGAGTATTGCAGTCAACTACTTGCCTCCAGATGCACCTTTACTGTCTGCGTTATCAACA GAAATCCAACGGATGGTGCCTATGTTTCCATCACTCCCTCAGTGACCAATCCAGATCCTGCCCTTCTCG agaCACTGCAGACTCAGACTGAAAGTCTGGAGAGGGCTCGTCTTCGACACCTCCGTTCTCAAGAGGACCGCAGATCAACAGAGATGCCTACTCAGGCCCAGCCCACACAGCCA GCTAAAGGTCGAGGCCGAGCAGTACATGTAGAAGCCCCTGATGAGGAACCCCAACGCCGTCCCGCagggaagaggggcaggaacTGA
- the sesn4 gene encoding sestrin-3 yields MIICTKKMDYPLGHQCQRVQKQVLKVNVEKERASLLYMKALANRGSVDAVWQQMASHPQYLESFLRTQHYILHMDGPLPLQYRHYIAIMAAARHHCSYLVSLHSAQFLRVGGDPQWLQGLEAAPPRLRHLDHINKVLAHQPWLTSCSHIQALLKPGEQCWSLAELVQAVVLLAHCHALCSFVFGSGSDVDPAPLPRGSNGTPPGFCLSDAANGNANVPASLTPPSGQVTRRRSLDSSSEMLCLKEKIQKSQEEKERREERLMQPQTPQQADMEEEEELSCSADPSRFITDPDFGYQEFARREEDHFQVFRVQDYSWEDHGFSLVNRLYSDIGHLLDDRFRSVTTLPSSHGPDLKRAIWNYIHCMLGIRYDDYDYGEVNHLLARELKLYIKAVACFPDATKSPLCPLPWAMLKPSERIHVNLLIMEARLQAELLYALRAITQYMIA; encoded by the exons ATGATCATCTGTACGAAAAAAATGGATTATCCCCTCGGACATCAATGTCAGCGCGTTCAAAAACAG GTGTTGAAGGTGAACGTTGAAAAGGAGCGGGCGTCGTTGCTGTACATGAAGGCTCTGGCCAACAGGGGGAGTGTGGACGCTGTGTGGCAGCAGATGGCCTCTCACCCACAGTACCTGGAGAGCTTCCTCAGAACACAGCACTACATCCTGCACATGGACGGACCACTGCCCCTGCAGTACCGCCACTACATCGCCATCATG GCTGCAGCGCGACATCATTGCAGCTACCTGGTGTCCCTGCACTCAGCCCAGTtcctgagggtggggggggacccCCAGTGGCTGCAGGGTCTAGAGGCGGCCCCCCCACGCCTGCGACACCTCGACCACATCAACAAAGTGCTGGCCCACCAGCCCTGGCTCACATCCTGCTCTCACATCCAG GCCCTGCTGAAGCCAGGGGAGCAGTGCTGGTCTCTGGCTGAACTGGTGCAGGCCGTGGTGCTCCTGGCCCACTGCCACGCCCTCTGCAGCTTCGTGTTCGGCTCCGGCTCCGACGTGGatcccgcccctctcccccgagGCTCCAACGGCACGCCGCCGGGCTTCTGTCTCTCGGACGCCGCCAACGGAAACGCCAACGTGCCTGCTTCTCTCACACCGCCCTCGGGGCAGGTCACCCGGCGACGG TCCCTGGACTCCAGCAGTGAGATGTTGTGTTTGAAAGAgaagatccagaaatcccaggaggagaaggagaggagagaggagcgactCATGCAACCCCAGACACCCCAACAAgcag atatggaggaagaggaggagttgtCGTGCTCTGCAGACCCCTCACGCTTCATCACAGACCCTGACTTTGGCTACCAGGAGTTTGCCCGGCGAGAGGAGGACCACTTCCAAGTGTTCAGGGTGCAG GACTATTCGTGGGAGGATCACGGCTTCTCATTGGTCAACCGGCTGTATTCCGACATCGGTCACCTGCTGGATGACCGCTTCCGCAGCGTCACAACGCTTCCCTCTTCCCACGGCCCGGACCTGAAAAGAGCCATCTGGAACTACATCCACTGCATGCTGGGGATTAG ATATGATGACTATGACTACGGGGAAGTGAATCACCTGCTGGCCAGGGAGCTGAAGCTCTACATCAAAGCTGTGGCCTGCTTCCCTGATGCCACCAAGTCCCCTCTGTGCCCCCTGCCCTGGGCCATGCTCAAACCTTCAGAAAGG aTCCATGTGAACCTGCTGATCATGGAGGCCAGGCTGCAGGCGGAGCTGCTCTATGCCCTCAGAGCCATCACACAGTACATGATAGCCTAG